In Xiphophorus couchianus chromosome 24, X_couchianus-1.0, whole genome shotgun sequence, a single genomic region encodes these proteins:
- the acap3a gene encoding arf-GAP with coiled-coil, ANK repeat and PH domain-containing protein 3 isoform X1, translating into MTVDFEDCIKDSPRFRANIDEVETEVVEIEAKLDKLVKLCSGMIEAGKAYISANKLFVNGIRDLSQQCKKDEMISECLEKCGESLQEIINYHMILFDQAQRSVKQQLHNFVKEDVRKFKETKKHFDRVREDMEIAQVKNAQAPKNKPHEVEEATSALSITRKCFRHLALDYVLQINVLQAKKKFEILDAMLSFMNAQFSLFQQGYNLLDALDPYMKKLAAELDQLVIDSAMEKREMEHKHATIQQRTLMQDFSYDDSKVDFNVDAPSGVVMEGYLFKRASNAFKTWNRRWFSIQNNQLVYQKKLKDVLTVVVEDLRLCSVKPYEDIERRFCFEVVSPFKSCMLQAESEKLRQAWIQAVQASIASAYRESPDTFYIEHLDRTASPSTSSIDSASEPRERSARGETILQRIQSLPGNEQCCDCGQGDPRWASINLGVLLCIECSGIHRSLGVHCSKVRSLTLDSWEPELLKLMCELGNSAINHIYEGSYQEQGLKKPLPSSSRQEKEAWIRAKYVEKKFLKKLGSTEALVNGERKSERHWSVKKCRRHNSATTVPKTQRRYRQEPGSTSPSALSIAAAKFRRESLFCPDELDSLFSYFDNGSGPRSLSSDSGLGGSTDGSTDILVFGSVVDSVTEEECEVSEESSGETEAETSDPEDTREMDPGTLLYKASKARNLPVMAEALAHGADVNLVNDEDEGKTPLIQAVTGGSLVACEFLLQNAADVNQRDARGRGPLYHATYLGHTGQVCLFLKRGAAQNDGDEDGQDPLSIAVQQANADIVTLLRLARMNDEMRESEGPFGQPGDTTYIDIFREFSHMASHNPEKLKRRSLHFRHSFR; encoded by the exons GGCAAATATTGATGAAGTGGAGACAGAAGTTGTGGAGATCGAAGCAAAACTAgataag CTGGTGAAGCTATGCAGCGGGATGATCGAGGCTGGGAAGGCGTACATCAGTGCCAACAAACTGTTTGTCAACGGCATCCGGGATCTGTCTCAGCAGTGCAAAAAGGATGAGATGATCTCG gagTGCCTGGAAAAGTGCGGGGAAAGCCTGCAAGAGATCATAAACTACCACATG atacTGTTTGATCAAGCCCAGCGTTctgtgaagcagcagctgcacaaCTTTGTGAAAGA GGATGTTCGGAAATTCAAGGAGACCAAGAAGCACTTCGACCGGGTGCGGGAGGATATGGAAATAGCGCAGGTAAAGAACGCTCAGGCGCCCAAGAACAAGCCGCACGAGGTTGAAGAAGCCACCAGCGCGCTAAGCATCACCCGAAAGTGCTTCCGACACCTTGCTCTGGACTACGTCCTGCAG ATTAACGTCCTTCAGGCAAAGAAGAAGTTTGAGATCTTAGATGCG ATGCTGTCCTTCATGAACGCCCAGTTCTCGTTGTTCCAGCAGGGCTATAACCTCCTTGATGCGCTAGACCCGTACATGAAGAAACTTGCTGCTGAG CTCGATCAGCTAGTCATTGATTCTGCCATGGAAAAGAGGGAAATGGAACATAAACATGCAACTATTCAGCAAAGG ACCCTCATGCAG GATTTTTCCTATGACGACTCGAAAGTGGATTTCAACGTGGATGCCCCTAGTGGCGTGGTGATGGAGGGCTACTTGTTCAAAAGGGCTAGTAACGCCTTCAAGACCTGGAACAG ACGGTGGTTCTCCATTCAGAACAATCAGCTAGTCTATCAGAAGAAGTTGAAG GATGTTCTGACGGTGGTAGTGGAAGACCTCCGATTGTGTTCTGTTAAACCATATGAAGATATCGAGAGGAGGTTCTGCTTCGAGGTCGTCTCCCCATTCAA GAGCTGCATGCTTCAAGCTGAGTCTGAGAAGCTAAGACAGGCTTGGATTCAGGCGGTTCAAGCCAGCATTGCTTCAGCGTACAGAGAGAGCCCAGACACTTTCTACATAGAG CATCTGGACAGAACTGCCTCTCCATCCACCAGCAGCATCGATTCAGCCAGCGAGCCGCGGGAGCGCAGCGCCCGGGGTGAGACCATCCTGCAGCGCATCCAGAGCCTGCCAGGGAACGAGCAGTGCTGCGACTGTGGTCAGGGCGACCCGCGCTGGGCCTCCATCAATCTGGGCGTCCTGCTGTGCATCGAGTGCTCCGGCATCCACAG gAGTCTTGGGGTCCACTGTTCAAAAGTGCGTTCCTTGACGCTTGACTCATGGGAACCAGAGTTATTAAAG CTGATGTGTGAGCTTGGAAACAGCGCCATCAACCACATATATGAAGGCTCATACCAAGAACAGGGTCTGAAGAAACCATTACCATCCAGCTCAAg GCAGGAAAAAGAGGCATGGATTAGAGCAAAGTATGTGGAAAAGAAATTCCTGAAGAAGCTGGGCTCCACTGAGGCCCTCGTCAATGGGGAGAGGAAGTCGGAGAGGCACTGGAGTGTGAAGAAATGCCGGAGGCACAACAGCGCCACTACTGTTcccaaaacacagagaagatACAGACAAGAGCCTGGCAGCACGTCCCCTTCTGCTCTCTCAATTG CAGCGGCCAAATTCAGACGAGagtctttgttttgtcctgATGAGCTGGATTCTCTCTTCTCTTACTTTGATAATGGATCTGGTCCTCGAA gtttgaGTAGCGACAGTGGCTTGGGAGGCAGCACAGACGGAAGTACGGACATCCTGGTGTTTGGCTCGGTGGTGGACAGCGTCACAGAGGAGG AGTGCGAAGTGTCTGAAGAGTCAAGCGGTGAGACTGAGGCTGAGACTTCAGACCCGGAGGACACGAGGGAGATGGATCCTGGAACGCTGCTCTATAAAGCCTCTAAAGCTCGCAACCTGCCCGTCATGGCGGAAGCTCTAGCCCATGGCGCCGACGTTAATTTGGTTAACGACGAGGATGAAGGAAAGACGCCTCTTATCCAAGCTGTTACTGGG GGTTCTCTGGTGGCCTGCGAGTTCCTGCTGCAGAACGCTGCTGATGTGAACCAAAGAGATGCAAGAGGGAGGGGGCCCTTGTACCACGCTACTTATCTGGGACACACAGG GCAGGTTTGTTTGTTCCTCAAAAGAGGAGCTGCACAGAATGATGGAGATGAAGACGGCCAGGACCCTTTGAGCATAGCCGTGCAGCAAGCCAATGCAGATATAGTCACGCT gcTGCGACTGGCAAGGATGAACGATGAAATGCGGGAGTCAGAGGGGCCCTTCGGACAGCCAG GAGACACAACATACATTGACATCTTCAGGGAGTTTTCCCATATGGCCTCCCACAACCCGGAGAAGCTGAAGCGTAGGAGTTTGCACTTCCGACACTCCTTCAGGTAG
- the acap3a gene encoding arf-GAP with coiled-coil, ANK repeat and PH domain-containing protein 3 isoform X2, which translates to MTVDFEDCIKDSPRFRANIDEVETEVVEIEAKLDKLVKLCSGMIEAGKAYISANKLFVNGIRDLSQQCKKDEMISECLEKCGESLQEIINYHMILFDQAQRSVKQQLHNFVKEDVRKFKETKKHFDRVREDMEIAQVKNAQAPKNKPHEVEEATSALSITRKCFRHLALDYVLQINVLQAKKKFEILDAMLSFMNAQFSLFQQGYNLLDALDPYMKKLAAELDQLVIDSAMEKREMEHKHATIQQRTLMQDFSYDDSKVDFNVDAPSGVVMEGYLFKRASNAFKTWNRRWFSIQNNQLVYQKKLKDVLTVVVEDLRLCSVKPYEDIERRFCFEVVSPFKSCMLQAESEKLRQAWIQAVQASIASAYRESPDTFYIEHLDRTASPSTSSIDSASEPRERSARGETILQRIQSLPGNEQCCDCGQGDPRWASINLGVLLCIECSGIHRSLGVHCSKVRSLTLDSWEPELLKLMCELGNSAINHIYEGSYQEQGLKKPLPSSSRQEKEAWIRAKYVEKKFLKKLGSTEALVNGERKSERHWSVKKCRRHNSATTVPKTQRRYRQEPGSTSPSALSIAAAKFRRESLFCPDELDSLFSYFDNGSGPRSLSSDSGLGGSTDGSTDILVFGSVVDSVTEEECEVSEESSGETEAETSDPEDTREMDPGTLLYKASKARNLPVMAEALAHGADVNLVNDEDEGKTPLIQAVTGGSLVACEFLLQNAADVNQRDARGRGPLYHATYLGHTGQVCLFLKRGAAQNDGDEDGQDPLSIAVQQANADIVTLLRLARMNDEMRESEGPFGQPGQYPISSPTEQQYKKCIQEFICIHIADC; encoded by the exons GGCAAATATTGATGAAGTGGAGACAGAAGTTGTGGAGATCGAAGCAAAACTAgataag CTGGTGAAGCTATGCAGCGGGATGATCGAGGCTGGGAAGGCGTACATCAGTGCCAACAAACTGTTTGTCAACGGCATCCGGGATCTGTCTCAGCAGTGCAAAAAGGATGAGATGATCTCG gagTGCCTGGAAAAGTGCGGGGAAAGCCTGCAAGAGATCATAAACTACCACATG atacTGTTTGATCAAGCCCAGCGTTctgtgaagcagcagctgcacaaCTTTGTGAAAGA GGATGTTCGGAAATTCAAGGAGACCAAGAAGCACTTCGACCGGGTGCGGGAGGATATGGAAATAGCGCAGGTAAAGAACGCTCAGGCGCCCAAGAACAAGCCGCACGAGGTTGAAGAAGCCACCAGCGCGCTAAGCATCACCCGAAAGTGCTTCCGACACCTTGCTCTGGACTACGTCCTGCAG ATTAACGTCCTTCAGGCAAAGAAGAAGTTTGAGATCTTAGATGCG ATGCTGTCCTTCATGAACGCCCAGTTCTCGTTGTTCCAGCAGGGCTATAACCTCCTTGATGCGCTAGACCCGTACATGAAGAAACTTGCTGCTGAG CTCGATCAGCTAGTCATTGATTCTGCCATGGAAAAGAGGGAAATGGAACATAAACATGCAACTATTCAGCAAAGG ACCCTCATGCAG GATTTTTCCTATGACGACTCGAAAGTGGATTTCAACGTGGATGCCCCTAGTGGCGTGGTGATGGAGGGCTACTTGTTCAAAAGGGCTAGTAACGCCTTCAAGACCTGGAACAG ACGGTGGTTCTCCATTCAGAACAATCAGCTAGTCTATCAGAAGAAGTTGAAG GATGTTCTGACGGTGGTAGTGGAAGACCTCCGATTGTGTTCTGTTAAACCATATGAAGATATCGAGAGGAGGTTCTGCTTCGAGGTCGTCTCCCCATTCAA GAGCTGCATGCTTCAAGCTGAGTCTGAGAAGCTAAGACAGGCTTGGATTCAGGCGGTTCAAGCCAGCATTGCTTCAGCGTACAGAGAGAGCCCAGACACTTTCTACATAGAG CATCTGGACAGAACTGCCTCTCCATCCACCAGCAGCATCGATTCAGCCAGCGAGCCGCGGGAGCGCAGCGCCCGGGGTGAGACCATCCTGCAGCGCATCCAGAGCCTGCCAGGGAACGAGCAGTGCTGCGACTGTGGTCAGGGCGACCCGCGCTGGGCCTCCATCAATCTGGGCGTCCTGCTGTGCATCGAGTGCTCCGGCATCCACAG gAGTCTTGGGGTCCACTGTTCAAAAGTGCGTTCCTTGACGCTTGACTCATGGGAACCAGAGTTATTAAAG CTGATGTGTGAGCTTGGAAACAGCGCCATCAACCACATATATGAAGGCTCATACCAAGAACAGGGTCTGAAGAAACCATTACCATCCAGCTCAAg GCAGGAAAAAGAGGCATGGATTAGAGCAAAGTATGTGGAAAAGAAATTCCTGAAGAAGCTGGGCTCCACTGAGGCCCTCGTCAATGGGGAGAGGAAGTCGGAGAGGCACTGGAGTGTGAAGAAATGCCGGAGGCACAACAGCGCCACTACTGTTcccaaaacacagagaagatACAGACAAGAGCCTGGCAGCACGTCCCCTTCTGCTCTCTCAATTG CAGCGGCCAAATTCAGACGAGagtctttgttttgtcctgATGAGCTGGATTCTCTCTTCTCTTACTTTGATAATGGATCTGGTCCTCGAA gtttgaGTAGCGACAGTGGCTTGGGAGGCAGCACAGACGGAAGTACGGACATCCTGGTGTTTGGCTCGGTGGTGGACAGCGTCACAGAGGAGG AGTGCGAAGTGTCTGAAGAGTCAAGCGGTGAGACTGAGGCTGAGACTTCAGACCCGGAGGACACGAGGGAGATGGATCCTGGAACGCTGCTCTATAAAGCCTCTAAAGCTCGCAACCTGCCCGTCATGGCGGAAGCTCTAGCCCATGGCGCCGACGTTAATTTGGTTAACGACGAGGATGAAGGAAAGACGCCTCTTATCCAAGCTGTTACTGGG GGTTCTCTGGTGGCCTGCGAGTTCCTGCTGCAGAACGCTGCTGATGTGAACCAAAGAGATGCAAGAGGGAGGGGGCCCTTGTACCACGCTACTTATCTGGGACACACAGG GCAGGTTTGTTTGTTCCTCAAAAGAGGAGCTGCACAGAATGATGGAGATGAAGACGGCCAGGACCCTTTGAGCATAGCCGTGCAGCAAGCCAATGCAGATATAGTCACGCT gcTGCGACTGGCAAGGATGAACGATGAAATGCGGGAGTCAGAGGGGCCCTTCGGACAGCCAGGTCAATACCCGATCAGCAGCCCCACTGAGCAGCAGTATAAGAAGTGCATTCAGGAGTTTATCTGCATCCATATAGCAGACTGCTAA